From the genome of Brassica oleracea var. oleracea cultivar TO1000 chromosome C4, BOL, whole genome shotgun sequence:
AAGCAAGGTTCTGATGGAGATGGAGATGGAGATGGAGTTGATAGGGGAACAGAAAAGGATGAGAATGAGCGTCTTCTGGAGTCATTGATGGCGGAAGGTGGAGATGCAAGTGATGTGTGTGCTGCGGTTAGGGTTAATCTTGAAGGGGAAAACATGAGTGAGGCGGACATTCCGGTGAATCTCTCATAGTATCGGATAGTCAATGGAAAGAGGAATTTTTTCCAAAAGAGACTGTCCCAGATCGAGAAATCGAGAAGGAGAAGATCTCTTACGCGGAGATTGTGAACGATGGATTCTCTCCTAAACCCAACCCGGAGTTTAAGGTAGTTGATGGTGTAGATGATATTGAGATCCCGGTGGAGGTTTTGAGGATGTCGAGCCGCTTTGGAAGAGTTTTGTGGTTGGTTACTTCATGGGTGATTCCCCTTTCATTGGGTCAATTCACTCTACTTTTAATCGGATCTGGAGCCCTCCAAAGTCAAAGATTGATGTGCAGTTCATTAGCAAGAGGACTATTTTATTCAGGATTGAGGATGTACAGATGAGGAAGCAGTTCTTGCGGAGGAAGTATTGGCATATTGCTGATGCTCCAATGGTTGTTAGTGAGTGGAATCCGGCAACTGCTCAGGATCCACCTGATCTTACTGCTTTACCTCTGTGGGTGGATTTGGTGAATGTTCCTGGCTATCTCTATTTGCTGGAGAGCCTTCGCTTCCCATCTCGTACTACGGGAAATTTGTTAAGCGTCATCCAAATACTGAGAGGTGTGTGCATATGGATGTGGCAAGGGTGCTGGTGGAGGTAAATTAGTGAAACCATTGCCCAGAAAATCTGTTTCAAGGACAGAGATCAACGAAGTACTATTGTGCAAGTGAACTATCTGTTGCTTCCATCACGTTATACTTCATGTGATGGATGGGGACATTTGTTGCAGGATTGTACTAAGGTAAAACAGTATACTATCCTTCGAAGGGACCAAGTTGTGGAGAAGCAGTCTAGTGCATCTGATTCGGATAGACAGCTAGGAAATTATGGATCTGATGTCTCTGGAAAGGGTAAAGAAGTGGTCCTCAAATTGATAGATGATTTGGAAAGGGTTGAAGTGAATACGCAGATTCAGCATGTGGCAGATAATCAGGGTCTGGTGTATAGGAAAAGATACTTTTTCATTGAATAATGACTTTGTACATTGGTGTTTTATATATATACACCGTAGGAGGTTATGAGAATATATACAAGAAGATATGATTTAGATAAAATATTAATTGTGAAGATATGTATATGTTCTATACGCCCCCTCAAGATAGATGGCAAGAGGAGAGTCCTATCTTGTCCAAATGCGAAGCAAGCAACATACGAGAGACTGATTTAGTAAGTGCATATGCAAGCTGATCTTTGGATGACACATGAGCAACACGCACTACAAGAATTATTGAAAATAGCTAAGGACTGGCGAAGAAATTTCCGTAACCATAATTATTAGCAATGAAAGTTGGGATGGATAGCGATGAAACAAATAAATGTTAAGTTTGTAGCTAATATGTAGCTATCTGTAGCTAACTAGCTACGAATATGATCCGTAAGTATTTTCTAGCTAAATAGCTACTAATTAGCGAGGAATAAATTGTTGCCGAAAGATTTATAGTTTCAAACACACGGCTATCAATATTTATGTATCTAACTAATATGTATGTGTTATATGTTTGAAATTTTCGTTTGTGATATATGTTCGAAACTAGTAATATTTGAATTAAGATAATGTGTATTTGTGTTATATGTTTGAAACATTTGAATTTTTATGCTTATTGTGTTTGGTTGATACTTGAGTTAGAGATTATAGTATATGGCTTAGATTTTAGGAGTTTGTGGTTTAGGACTTATATTTAACTTTTAAACTTAAATTCAAACTATAATATAATCATAATACATGTAAAATTAATAAAAAGAATTACAATTAATTAATGATTGAAAAAATGAAGAAATGCTATCATTGGTGTATCAAGAACGACGAGGATGACTATCTTAGGATTAGGGGTTGTAGGTTTAGAGGTTACACTTTAAAATATGAAATTTATATTTTTAGGGATTACAAGAGTATAATATCCGGCTCCAATTATATTTCCCTCCATAGGATTTGACTCCAAAAATTGGCTCCTATAATATTTTGGGTTTGGGCTCAAATTCATTTTTAGCCCAAATTTATCATAGTGCACAAAACACTAACAAGTCTCTCGACACTCAGAAAAAAATAAAAACTTTACCTCGCTCTCTCGGACTCTCCGATCTTTCTCTCTCAACACCAACTAGTCACCTCCGACTCTCCTTCTCGTTCTCTCCTCTGACCAGAATCCTCATGGCTTCCACCTGACTACTCACGAATCGTTGTCGCATACGATCACCCGAGTTAAATCTCCTCGGTTAGTTCTTCTTCTTCTTCTATGACTTGTTTTAGATTAGGGTTTTGATTTGTCCCTTGTTCTTGTTGTTGTTGTTGCTGTTATTCTTCTTCTCCTGCTATTTATTGTTTCTGGATTAGCCATCGATTATGGTTTCAATTAGTTTCAGTGTTAAGGTTTTGATTCGGGTCAGTGTAGGATTAGGGTTTCGATTTGGGGGTTTTTAGCTTACGGTTTCGATTTGGGTCAGTGTAGGTTTAGGGTTTCTGTTTGGGGACAAATGAATGTTCTGTACTAGTCCTCGATTATGATTGTTCTCATCTCATCTCTGTTTTGCTGGTTTTCCTAACGGTTTGGGGAAAAATGAATGTTCTGTACAAATGAATGTTTCGTTTAAAAATTAGTTTTTGAAATCGATCTTTTGTTTTGGGAAAATTTTCACCGAATGTTCTTCTTATCTTGTGATAGATCCCCATTGACAAGTGATGGTACGTTTGTACTTATTACTCCAGCTCGACCATGAAGAGGAGGTTCCAACTCAAAAACATCAGTCACCACTTATGCGAGTTCATGCTTATTTCTCGGTATTGTTTTGTAATTTTGTTTCTGGTTTTGTTGCTTTAGTATTTTATACTTGCTAGTAAATGATTGAGTAGTTATTTATTTGTTAATGGCACTATGTGACACTCATATACTTGATCTTTATTGTTTAATAATTTGCTCTTTCGTTTTTTTCATCTGGTTTTGTAGATAGCCAAGCCATATAAAGGTATGTTGTTCGAACTTGGAACAACACACATAGAAAATTATGATCCCATTAATCCACCAGCCATTGTTTTTACTTTTCAGGCTAGTTGGAGCCTGGGTTTTAAATAGCGTATGGACGAGGTGCTCGACTCTCGCCAAGCGCCATGGCGAGAAAAGTCAATCGTCATGTGTTAAACACATGCAAAAAATATCAATTTTATGTTTCCAATTCTAAGTTATGTTAAGCTGTTGTTAAAGACAGTAAAGAGAAAACCAAAACATCAATTTCACTGATAGCATAAAAGCTTAAAGCCAAAACACCAATTCGAGTACGTGTAATCTAAAAGAGCATAATCATTAATATTAGAAAACCTAAAACTCTAAATATCTGATTCTCAGTTTTGCTTTCTAAGAAAATATAAGGATTTTTAACGTTAAAATCCATTAACTATGTTTGTTTTGGGCAAAAATTCTCAAACTAAGTATTTAACGTAAAAGCCTCCGAACTAAATTTATTTAATGAAGTAAATTCTAACAAGTCATAACTACCAATACTACCGGTAAATCTTTAGTTTAGGGGTTTCTACATTAAGTAAACATAGTTGAGGGGTTTTACCATTAAAAATCAAACAATCAAAATTTTATAATATTATTTAAAAATT
Proteins encoded in this window:
- the LOC106339981 gene encoding uncharacterized protein LOC106339981; amino-acid sequence: MGDSPFIGSIHSTFNRIWSPPKSKIDVQFISKRTILFRIEDVQMRKQFLRRKYWHIADAPMVVSEWNPATAQDPPDLTALPLWVDLVNVPGYLYLLESLRFPSRTTGNLLSVIQILRGVCIWMWQGCWWRIVLR